In a genomic window of Streptomyces roseoviridis:
- a CDS encoding ABC transporter substrate-binding protein, translating into MDKHARLASAAALLTALTLATAGCSGAGGGTAASGGRTGTNPATGTNGTVIGGTPARGGTLTVLSNQDFTHLDPARNWVMGDMDFGTRLLYRTLLTYKAEPGAKGGELVPDLAEDLGTSSNGARTWTFRLKKGLKYEDGTPVTARDVKYNVERSFSPDLPGGPDYAARYLAGAEGYQGPAGGRHLDSIKTPDERTIVFELRKPFAEFPYATVLPTFAPVPRSQDKGPRYDNRPFSSGPYRIESYARDKQLVLVRNPHWDPATDTVRKAYPDRIVVTMGLKGNQIDDRLIAGAGADASAVAWAKLRPESTPKVLTRPEVRSRLLAESTNCTEMVQMHTGRAPFDDIRIRKAVQYALDRQAVLTASGGPALNDPATALMPGSLFAGGKQPDTLRIPPTGDVAKARQLLEEAGKADGFTTGLTVSTGDKAVAEAVQQSLGRAGIKVVIETVDPSAFYDTIGDTKNRTDLVYTGWCPDYPSGSTFLPFVFDGRYIKEKGNSGNHSLFRDPATMKRMDEIAAMTDAARADTAWQELDGRILAQAPTAPAVVERLPLLVGPNVAGAFGHTSFGGQIDYATVGLKNPAASGS; encoded by the coding sequence ATGGACAAGCACGCTCGACTCGCCTCCGCCGCCGCCCTGTTGACGGCCCTCACCCTCGCCACCGCCGGGTGCTCCGGCGCGGGCGGCGGCACCGCCGCGAGCGGCGGACGCACCGGCACCAACCCCGCGACCGGCACCAACGGCACCGTCATCGGCGGCACTCCGGCCAGGGGCGGCACCCTCACCGTCCTGTCCAACCAGGACTTCACCCACCTCGACCCCGCCCGCAACTGGGTGATGGGCGACATGGACTTCGGCACCCGGCTGCTCTACCGGACCCTGCTCACCTACAAGGCCGAACCGGGCGCGAAGGGCGGCGAGCTGGTCCCCGACCTCGCCGAGGACCTCGGCACCTCGTCCAACGGGGCCAGGACCTGGACCTTCCGCCTGAAGAAGGGCCTGAAGTACGAGGACGGCACCCCCGTCACGGCCCGGGACGTCAAGTACAACGTGGAGCGGTCCTTCTCGCCCGACCTGCCCGGCGGACCCGACTACGCCGCCCGCTACCTCGCCGGCGCCGAGGGCTACCAGGGGCCGGCCGGCGGCAGACACCTGGACTCGATCAAGACGCCCGACGAACGCACGATCGTCTTCGAACTGCGCAAGCCCTTCGCCGAGTTCCCCTACGCCACCGTGCTGCCCACCTTCGCCCCCGTGCCCCGGTCCCAGGACAAGGGCCCGCGGTACGACAACCGCCCCTTCTCCTCGGGGCCGTACCGGATCGAGTCGTACGCCCGCGACAAGCAGCTCGTCCTCGTCCGCAACCCCCACTGGGACCCCGCCACCGACACGGTCCGCAAGGCCTACCCGGACCGGATCGTCGTGACGATGGGCCTCAAGGGCAACCAGATCGACGACCGGCTGATCGCGGGCGCCGGCGCGGACGCCTCCGCCGTCGCCTGGGCCAAGCTCCGCCCCGAGTCCACGCCCAAGGTCCTCACCCGGCCCGAGGTCAGGTCGAGGCTGCTCGCCGAGTCGACCAACTGCACCGAGATGGTGCAGATGCACACCGGCCGCGCCCCCTTCGACGACATCCGGATCCGCAAGGCCGTGCAGTACGCCCTCGACCGCCAGGCCGTGCTCACCGCCTCCGGCGGCCCGGCGCTCAACGACCCCGCCACCGCGCTCATGCCCGGCTCCCTGTTCGCCGGCGGCAAGCAGCCCGACACCCTGAGGATCCCGCCGACCGGCGACGTGGCCAAGGCCAGACAGCTCCTCGAGGAGGCGGGCAAGGCCGACGGCTTCACCACCGGACTCACCGTCTCCACCGGCGACAAGGCGGTGGCCGAGGCCGTCCAGCAGTCCCTCGGCCGCGCCGGCATCAAGGTGGTCATCGAGACCGTCGACCCGTCCGCCTTCTACGACACCATCGGCGACACGAAGAACCGGACGGACCTCGTCTACACCGGCTGGTGCCCCGACTACCCCTCGGGATCCACCTTCCTGCCCTTCGTCTTCGACGGCCGCTACATCAAGGAGAAGGGCAACTCCGGCAACCACTCCCTCTTCCGCGACCCGGCCACCATGAAGCGGATGGACGAGATCGCCGCCATGACCGACGCCGCGCGGGCCGACACGGCGTGGCAGGAGCTCGACGGGCGGATCCTCGCCCAGGCGCCCACCGCGCCCGCCGTCGTCGAGCGGCTGCCCCTCCTCGTCGGCCCCAACGTCGCGGGCGCCTTCGGCCACACCTCCTTCGGCGGTCAGATCGACTACGCGACCGTCGGCCTCAAGAACCCCGCCGCGAGCGGAAGCTGA
- a CDS encoding ABC transporter permease: MKPPATTSGGPWRLAAAELRRRTSALVALGVVALFAVMAAAAPLLSALGGWGPDEFDPSAVDPYLGGLPIGPLGGMSAEHWLGVEPVTGRDLFARVVHGAQVSLLIAFAATAIVVVTGVAAGVAAGWFGGRTDTVLSRLMDLTMSFPSLIFMIAMMSVARDVNRIVLMTLVIGLFGWPGIARVVRGQTLSLKHREYVAAARVSGASHLRILTRDILPGVAGPVIAYTTLIIPGMIATEAALSYLGVGVRPPTPSWGQMIAESVAFYDTDPMYFVVPSLCLFLTVLAFTLLGDALRDVLDPRGGRS, from the coding sequence GTGAAGCCTCCCGCCACGACGAGCGGCGGCCCCTGGCGGCTCGCCGCCGCAGAACTGCGCCGCCGCACCTCCGCTCTCGTGGCGCTCGGCGTCGTCGCGCTGTTCGCCGTGATGGCGGCGGCCGCCCCGCTGCTCAGCGCCCTGGGCGGCTGGGGCCCCGACGAGTTCGACCCCTCGGCCGTCGACCCCTACCTGGGCGGCCTGCCCATCGGCCCGCTCGGCGGGATGTCCGCCGAGCACTGGCTCGGCGTCGAACCGGTCACCGGACGCGACCTGTTCGCCCGGGTCGTGCACGGCGCTCAGGTCTCGCTGCTCATCGCCTTCGCCGCGACCGCGATCGTGGTCGTCACCGGGGTCGCGGCGGGCGTCGCCGCCGGCTGGTTCGGGGGCCGCACGGACACCGTGCTGTCCCGGCTGATGGACCTCACCATGTCCTTCCCCTCCCTCATCTTCATGATCGCGATGATGTCGGTGGCCCGGGACGTCAACCGGATCGTGCTCATGACCCTGGTCATCGGCCTGTTCGGCTGGCCCGGCATCGCCCGGGTCGTGCGCGGCCAGACCCTCTCGCTCAAGCACCGCGAGTACGTGGCCGCGGCCCGCGTCAGCGGCGCCTCCCACCTGCGGATCCTCACCCGGGACATCCTGCCCGGCGTCGCCGGGCCCGTCATCGCGTACACCACCCTGATCATCCCGGGGATGATCGCCACCGAGGCCGCGCTCAGCTACCTGGGCGTCGGGGTGCGCCCGCCGACGCCGTCCTGGGGCCAGATGATCGCCGAGAGCGTGGCCTTCTACGACACGGACCCGATGTACTTCGTCGTGCCGAGCCTGTGCCTCTTCCTCACCGTCCTCGCCTTCACCCTCCTCGGTGACGCGCTGCGGGACGTGCTCGACCCCCGCGGAGGCCGGTCGTGA
- a CDS encoding ABC transporter permease has product MILYLGRRLLGVLGVLVAVAAITFVIFYVLPSDPAAAACGKSCSAERLTAIRAHMGLDQPLWRQFTDFLTGVFTGRTIGTGPYALACDFPCLGYSYENSQPVWDLLVDRLPVSVSLAVGAAVIWLALGLGTGVTAALRKDTLTDRALMVGAVAAASLPVYFTSVMLIYGLIRVAGVLPYPTYVPFGTDPLSWASNLLLPWLALAVLYAAMYARQSRSSMIESMAEPYIRTARAKGLPRRTVVVKHGLRAGMTPILTIFGMDLGGLLAGAVITESIFGLPGVGRLFYGALATGDQPVILGVTLLAAAFIVVANLCVDLLYAVVDPRVRY; this is encoded by the coding sequence GTGATCCTCTACCTCGGCCGCCGGCTGCTCGGCGTGCTCGGTGTCCTCGTCGCCGTCGCCGCCATCACCTTCGTCATCTTCTACGTGCTGCCCTCCGACCCGGCGGCCGCGGCCTGCGGCAAGTCGTGCAGCGCCGAGCGGCTCACGGCGATCCGCGCCCACATGGGCCTGGACCAGCCGCTGTGGCGGCAGTTCACCGACTTCCTGACCGGCGTCTTCACCGGGCGCACCATCGGCACCGGCCCGTACGCGCTCGCCTGCGACTTCCCGTGTCTGGGCTACTCGTACGAGAACAGCCAGCCCGTCTGGGACCTGCTGGTGGACCGGCTCCCGGTCTCGGTCTCGCTCGCGGTCGGCGCCGCCGTGATCTGGCTGGCGCTCGGCCTCGGCACCGGTGTCACCGCCGCCCTGCGCAAGGACACGCTCACCGACCGGGCGCTGATGGTCGGCGCGGTCGCCGCCGCCTCGCTGCCGGTCTACTTCACCTCGGTCATGCTGATCTACGGTCTGATCCGGGTCGCCGGAGTGCTGCCCTATCCCACGTACGTGCCGTTCGGCACCGATCCGCTGTCGTGGGCGTCGAACCTGCTCCTTCCCTGGCTGGCCCTGGCGGTCCTCTACGCGGCCATGTACGCCCGGCAGAGCCGCAGTTCCATGATCGAGTCGATGGCGGAGCCGTACATCCGCACCGCCCGGGCCAAGGGCCTGCCGCGGCGGACCGTGGTGGTCAAGCACGGCCTGCGGGCCGGGATGACCCCGATCCTGACCATCTTCGGCATGGACCTGGGCGGGCTCCTCGCGGGCGCCGTCATCACCGAGTCGATCTTCGGTCTGCCGGGGGTCGGGCGGCTCTTCTACGGGGCCCTCGCCACCGGCGACCAGCCGGTGATCCTCGGCGTCACGCTGCTGGCCGCCGCCTTCATCGTCGTCGCCAACCTGTGCGTCGACCTGCTGTACGCCGTCGTCGACCCGCGAGTGAGGTACTGA
- a CDS encoding ABC transporter ATP-binding protein, whose amino-acid sequence MTAPETLLSVRGLTVVFPTRHGPVRAVDGLDFDVPRGRTLGIVGESGSGKSVTSMAVMGLHTGAEVSGSVTLEGRELVGLPERELNRLRGRRMAMIFQDPLSSLHPFYTVGEQIAEHHRVHFGSRRAAARRRAVDALGEVGIPDPRRRAGEYPHQFSGGMRQRVMIAMALVCEPDLLIADEPTTALDVTVQAQILELVARVQQERGLGVVMITHDLGVVARVAHEVLVMYGGRAAERAPVDDLFAAPAHPYTRGLLDSLPRLDDRDDLPLRAIPGSPPSLLEPARGCAFAPRCPRPSAGTGEERARCASERPVLTGPAGHPVACHFPAYEGVAP is encoded by the coding sequence ATGACCGCTCCCGAGACCCTGCTGTCCGTCCGCGGTCTGACGGTGGTCTTCCCGACCCGGCACGGGCCGGTGCGCGCCGTGGACGGGCTCGACTTCGACGTGCCGCGCGGACGCACGCTCGGCATCGTCGGCGAGTCCGGCTCCGGCAAGTCGGTGACGTCGATGGCCGTGATGGGGCTGCACACGGGCGCCGAGGTGTCGGGCTCCGTCACGCTGGAGGGGCGCGAGCTGGTCGGCCTGCCGGAGCGCGAGCTGAACCGGCTGCGCGGCCGGCGGATGGCGATGATCTTCCAGGACCCGCTGTCCAGCCTCCATCCGTTCTACACGGTCGGGGAGCAGATCGCCGAGCACCACCGGGTGCACTTCGGCTCCCGCCGGGCCGCCGCGCGCCGGCGGGCGGTCGACGCGCTCGGCGAGGTCGGCATCCCGGATCCGAGGCGGCGGGCCGGCGAGTACCCGCACCAGTTCTCCGGCGGCATGCGCCAGCGCGTGATGATCGCCATGGCGCTCGTCTGCGAACCCGACCTGCTCATCGCCGACGAGCCGACCACCGCCCTCGACGTCACCGTGCAGGCCCAGATCCTGGAGCTCGTCGCACGGGTCCAGCAGGAACGGGGACTCGGCGTCGTGATGATCACGCACGATCTGGGCGTGGTGGCGCGGGTCGCGCACGAGGTCCTGGTGATGTACGGCGGGCGGGCCGCCGAACGGGCCCCGGTGGACGACCTGTTCGCCGCCCCCGCGCACCCCTACACCCGGGGGCTGCTCGACTCGCTGCCCCGGCTCGACGACCGGGACGACCTGCCGCTGCGGGCCATCCCGGGCTCGCCGCCCTCGCTGCTCGAACCGGCGCGCGGGTGCGCCTTCGCGCCGCGCTGCCCGCGTCCGTCCGCCGGCACCGGCGAGGAGCGGGCGAGGTGCGCGAGCGAGCGCCCGGTGCTCACCGGCCCGGCCGGCCATCCGGTCGCCTGTCACTTCCCCGCGTACGAAGGCGTCGCCCCGTGA
- a CDS encoding oligopeptide/dipeptide ABC transporter ATP-binding protein — MTFPGRRSRSARVRAVDGVSFDIAAGETLGLVGESGCGKSTTSRMIVRLLRPTSGSVVFDGRDISGLSQRALKPLRRELQMVFQDPHSSLNPRQTVGRIIADPLLVHGTPAAEARRRAAELMELVGLIPEHLNRHPHEFSGGQAQRIGIARALATGPRLVVADEPVSALDVSVQAQIVNLMERLRKELGLAFLFVAHDLSVVKRVCDRVAVMYLGRIVETGPKDRVYADPAHPYTRALLSAVPLPDPVAERARERITLLGDPPSPAAPPPGCAFHPRCPKARDVCRTEAPLLRITRAGEAREVACHFPESG, encoded by the coding sequence ATGACGTTTCCCGGGCGCCGGTCCCGCTCCGCCCGGGTCCGGGCCGTCGACGGCGTGAGCTTCGACATCGCCGCGGGCGAGACCCTGGGCCTGGTCGGCGAGTCCGGCTGTGGCAAGTCGACGACCAGCCGGATGATCGTGCGGCTGCTCCGGCCGACCTCCGGCAGCGTCGTGTTCGACGGCCGGGACATCAGCGGGCTGTCCCAGCGCGCCCTCAAGCCGCTGCGGCGCGAACTCCAGATGGTCTTCCAGGATCCGCACTCCTCCCTCAACCCGCGCCAGACGGTGGGCAGGATCATCGCCGACCCGCTGCTGGTGCACGGCACTCCCGCCGCCGAGGCGCGCCGGCGCGCGGCGGAGCTGATGGAGCTCGTGGGGCTGATCCCGGAACACCTGAACCGCCATCCGCACGAGTTCTCCGGCGGGCAGGCCCAGCGGATCGGGATCGCGCGGGCCCTGGCGACCGGACCGCGGCTCGTGGTCGCCGACGAACCCGTGTCGGCACTCGACGTGTCCGTGCAGGCGCAGATCGTCAACCTGATGGAGCGGCTGCGCAAGGAGCTGGGCCTCGCCTTCCTCTTCGTCGCCCACGACCTGTCGGTGGTGAAGCGGGTCTGCGACCGGGTGGCCGTGATGTACCTGGGGCGGATCGTGGAGACCGGCCCGAAGGACCGGGTGTACGCGGATCCGGCCCACCCCTACACCCGGGCGCTGCTCTCGGCCGTGCCGCTGCCCGACCCGGTGGCCGAGCGGGCCAGGGAGCGGATCACCCTCCTCGGTGATCCGCCGAGCCCGGCCGCGCCGCCGCCGGGCTGCGCCTTCCACCCGCGCTGTCCGAAGGCGCGGGACGTCTGCCGGACGGAGGCTCCGCTGCTGCGGATCACCCGGGCCGGGGAGGCGCGGGAGGTGGCCTGCCACTTCCCCGAGTCGGGCTGA
- a CDS encoding LCP family protein: MDARERATEERATEERATEERATQARAAQARATRAQAAEERQDAAEGTGQAGARTRGRRRPKARTVLLTALALLVGAVLLTAGTGYWAYQHYTGRVQRIPQTFPTNAPVPAASKGGQNFLLMGLDSRSDVPTTGSDAKGRLWKYGDQRSDAMMLVHIPDDHSAAYVVSLPRDSWVDVPGRGRAKLNAAFSWGGPPLLIDTVQRLTDVRVDHFAVIDWSGFRKLTDAVGGVDILMADGERRHMNGEQALAYVQERRNLPNGDFDRTHRQQNYLRTVLEKVMTSSSLKDPRGLKRTLDIFTETVSVDERFDDDEMRRLIWDMREVRAGDMTFMNAPVKGTGTQAGQSVVHLDPARCAELWRAFKDDDLATYVNTHPVDRLRPATN, from the coding sequence ATGGACGCGCGGGAACGGGCCACCGAAGAACGGGCCACGGAAGAACGGGCCACGGAAGAACGGGCCACACAAGCACGGGCCGCACAAGCACGGGCGACGAGGGCACAGGCAGCGGAGGAACGGCAGGACGCGGCGGAAGGGACCGGCCAGGCCGGGGCCCGGACGCGCGGGCGGCGACGCCCGAAGGCCAGGACGGTCCTGCTGACCGCGCTCGCCCTGCTCGTCGGGGCCGTGCTGCTCACCGCGGGCACGGGATACTGGGCGTACCAGCACTACACCGGCCGGGTCCAGCGGATCCCGCAGACCTTCCCCACGAACGCGCCGGTGCCCGCCGCCTCCAAGGGCGGGCAGAACTTCCTCCTGATGGGACTCGACTCGCGCTCGGACGTGCCCACGACCGGCAGCGACGCCAAGGGCAGGCTGTGGAAGTACGGCGACCAGCGCAGCGACGCGATGATGCTGGTGCACATCCCCGACGACCACTCCGCCGCGTACGTCGTCTCGCTGCCCCGCGACTCCTGGGTCGACGTCCCCGGCCGGGGCCGGGCCAAGCTGAACGCGGCCTTCTCCTGGGGCGGGCCGCCGCTGCTCATCGACACCGTCCAGCGCCTGACCGACGTCCGCGTCGACCACTTCGCCGTCATCGACTGGAGCGGCTTCCGCAAGCTCACCGACGCCGTCGGCGGCGTCGATATCCTCATGGCCGACGGCGAGCGCCGGCACATGAACGGCGAGCAGGCCCTCGCCTACGTCCAGGAACGCAGGAACCTGCCCAACGGCGACTTCGACCGCACCCACCGGCAGCAGAACTACCTGCGCACGGTCCTGGAGAAGGTGATGACCTCCTCGTCCCTGAAGGACCCGCGCGGCCTGAAGCGGACCCTCGACATCTTCACCGAGACCGTCAGCGTCGACGAGCGCTTCGACGACGACGAGATGCGCCGCCTGATCTGGGACATGCGGGAGGTCCGCGCCGGGGACATGACCTTCATGAACGCCCCGGTGAAGGGCACCGGCACGCAGGCGGGCCAGTCGGTGGTCCACCTCGACCCGGCGCGCTGCGCGGAGCTGTGGCGGGCGTTCAAGGACGACGACCTGGCGACGTACGTGAACACCCACCCCGTCGACCGGCTCCGCCCGGCGACCAACTGA